One Megasphaera elsdenii DSM 20460 genomic window carries:
- the selB gene encoding selenocysteine-specific translation elongation factor produces the protein MARHIVIGTAGHVDHGKTTLVRALTGIETDTTAEEKKRGLTINLGFAWLDLPDGTRAGIVDVPGHEKFIKNMVAGLPGLNLVLLVVDANEGVMPQTKEHLDILTLLGVHRFIIVVTKADTVDETLLGLALQDIRQNLADTAAEDAPIVVTDAISGRGLTELVAEIQEMAASLPGETARGTGRLNVDRSFSIKGFGTIVTGTLIDGPMTNGGEVWLYPGGRRLRIRNMQVHDRDVWQAEPPQRTALNLAGISSGAIHRGDVLCTAADFAATRMIDAKVTCLADAEPLFLWQRMRLLVGTREVMARIVPLGAEQIAPGTDGFLQLRLEADEIYVKAGDRFILRTFSPMHTVAGGEILDAHPKKHRRFKDDVVTSLEARDAGLTNDVVAGFLRLRQVPFTQAGVIAGAVDLPLDKVEIALDHLRQAGIVRRTRQGYIHRDVYKAWQAKALQVLLAYHKEKPLQPGIPQPVFRSRLGLDENDGTALLRLLTAGGVCRLSRQCVAAKQFRITFSPSQRKLQSAIEKKLDHSGYVPVPVREILALGKEAPAVADALSGKSLVFLSKDFVLSKRFLTEAARKACQSLQTGNLLTLGDFRDALAISRSQALLILEYMDRCGITCRVRDGRLAGPQARRYEGKGESDHG, from the coding sequence ATGGCCAGACATATCGTTATCGGCACAGCCGGTCATGTCGATCATGGCAAGACGACGCTGGTCCGTGCCTTGACCGGAATCGAGACGGATACGACAGCCGAAGAAAAGAAACGGGGATTGACGATCAACCTGGGCTTTGCCTGGCTCGACCTGCCAGATGGTACGCGGGCCGGTATCGTCGATGTACCCGGTCATGAAAAGTTCATCAAGAATATGGTCGCCGGCCTGCCGGGCCTCAATCTGGTCCTGCTCGTCGTCGATGCTAACGAAGGGGTCATGCCGCAGACGAAAGAACATCTCGACATCTTGACCCTTCTTGGCGTACATCGATTCATCATCGTCGTCACTAAAGCCGATACCGTCGATGAAACCCTGCTCGGCCTGGCCCTGCAGGATATCCGCCAGAACCTGGCCGATACGGCAGCGGAAGACGCGCCTATCGTCGTCACTGATGCCATCAGCGGCCGCGGGCTGACAGAACTGGTCGCTGAAATCCAGGAAATGGCCGCGTCTTTACCCGGCGAGACAGCCCGGGGGACAGGGCGCCTCAATGTGGACCGGTCTTTTTCCATCAAGGGCTTCGGGACGATTGTCACGGGTACTCTCATCGACGGTCCCATGACTAATGGTGGTGAGGTCTGGCTCTATCCTGGCGGCCGTCGCCTGCGTATCCGCAACATGCAGGTCCATGATCGGGATGTATGGCAGGCAGAGCCGCCGCAGCGGACGGCCTTGAACCTGGCGGGCATTTCCAGCGGAGCCATCCATCGCGGCGATGTCCTCTGTACGGCAGCGGATTTTGCTGCGACGCGGATGATCGATGCCAAAGTGACCTGTCTGGCCGATGCAGAGCCACTCTTTTTATGGCAGCGCATGCGCCTCCTCGTAGGGACGCGGGAAGTCATGGCCCGTATCGTGCCCTTAGGGGCCGAACAGATTGCGCCTGGGACCGATGGCTTTTTACAGCTGCGCCTGGAAGCGGATGAAATCTATGTAAAGGCCGGGGACCGCTTCATTTTGCGGACTTTTTCGCCTATGCATACCGTAGCCGGCGGGGAAATCCTCGACGCCCACCCTAAAAAACACCGCCGCTTCAAAGATGACGTAGTGACCAGCCTGGAAGCTCGCGATGCTGGCCTGACAAATGATGTCGTCGCCGGTTTCCTGCGCCTGCGCCAGGTCCCCTTTACACAGGCCGGCGTCATTGCCGGAGCGGTGGACCTGCCTTTGGATAAGGTGGAAATCGCTCTGGACCATTTACGCCAAGCCGGGATAGTCCGCCGGACCCGTCAAGGCTATATCCATCGTGACGTCTATAAGGCCTGGCAGGCCAAGGCCTTGCAAGTCCTCTTGGCCTATCATAAAGAAAAACCGTTACAGCCGGGGATTCCCCAGCCGGTTTTCCGGAGCCGCCTGGGCCTCGATGAAAATGACGGGACGGCCTTGCTGCGGCTGTTGACGGCTGGCGGCGTCTGCCGCTTATCCCGACAATGCGTGGCGGCAAAACAATTCCGAATTACTTTTTCCCCGTCCCAGCGGAAATTGCAGTCGGCTATTGAAAAGAAGCTGGACCACAGCGGCTATGTACCGGTCCCTGTACGGGAAATCCTGGCGCTGGGCAAGGAAGCGCCTGCTGTTGCCGACGCCCTGAGTGGTAAGAGCCTCGTCTTTTTATCGAAAGATTTCGTCTTGTCCAAGCGGTTCCTGACGGAAGCTGCCCGAAAGGCCTGCCAGTCTTTGCAGACCGGGAATCTCCTGACTTTGGGTGATTTCCGCGATGCCCTGGCCATCAGCCGCAGCCAGGCCCTGCTCATCCTGGAGTATATGGACCGATGCGGAATCACCTGCCGCGTCCGTGACGGGCGCCTGGCCGGACCGCAGGCTCGGAGATATGAAGGGAAAGGGGAATCTGACCATGGATGA